Proteins co-encoded in one Brassica oleracea var. oleracea cultivar TO1000 chromosome C4, BOL, whole genome shotgun sequence genomic window:
- the LOC106337301 gene encoding F-box/LRR-repeat protein At2g43260-like isoform X3 gives MGEEEEEEEEESSNSMCILPELLEEIFIRLPLKSILRFRTVSKHCRSLLESRRFSEKRMSLQKNRRILAAYNCDCGDRPRLLTESRFEGDEEIVYLHCLASRPSLSCDGLLCFPEQDWIIVLNPSTRQLRRFPSGLNHKCRFGFGLWSSFSPGNWAIGFGRDKVTGSFKVVRLCFSFRVIGQEEPVLECGVLDVQTGVWSKLSPPPHVVNPGSKSVCVNGSIYWLHVDVYVEKHYKILALDLHKQEFKKFPVPPTRATKESRLVNLEERLAFVKTNVLPIWRVEIWSTDTYQKRWSKTFSIHLKLDVVSWPKRRRWFTPVAVSKQGNLVFYDNQNKLFKYYPRTNETRCLSLDTCVISPYVENLVSLPLKPSHPYPHVSVETRMSRCRLFSRESSSWIFKALQHKQ, from the exons ATGGGGGAAGAAGAAGAAGAAGAAGAAGAAGAGAGCTCGAATTCTATGTGCATACTTCCCGAGCTACTTGAAGAGATATTCATTAGACTACCATTGAAATCGATTCTCAGATTCAGAACCGTATCAAAACATTGTAGATCACTCCTCGAGTCGAGGAGGTTCTCGGAGAAACGTATGAGTCTTCAAAAGAATCGGAGAATCCTCGCTGCTTACAATTGCGACTGCGGCGACCGTCCGCGTCTCCTCACCGAGTCACGGTTCGAAGGAGACGAAGAGATCGTATATCTTCACTGCCTCGCCTCACGACCCTCGTTGAGCTGCGACGGTTTGCTCTGCTTCCCCGAACAAGACTGGATCATTGTTTTGAATCCATCCACGAGACAGCTCCGCAGATTCCCTTCCGGCTTGAACCATAAGTGCAGATTTGGATTCG GATTATGGTCGAGCTTCTCGCCTGGAAACTGGGCGATTGGGTTTGGTAGAGACAAGGTTACGGGAAGCTTTAAAGTAGTGAGGCTGTGTTTTTCTTTTCGGGTAATTGGGCAAGAGGAACCTGTGTTGGAATGTGGTGTTCTCGATGTTCAAACTGGTGTATGGAGTAAACTGAGTCCACCTCCTCATGTAGTTAATCCCGGAAGCAAATCTGTCTGTGTGAATGGATCCATCTACTGGTTACACGTTGATGTTTACGTTGAAAAGCATTATAAAATACTTGCACTGGATCTTCATAAACAAGAGTTCAAGAAATTTCCAGTTCCGCCTACACGAGCTACGAAGGAATCGCGGTTAGTGAACCTTGAGGAACGTCTAGCGTTTGTCAAAACAAATGTTTTGCCTATATGGAGGGTAGAGATATGGAGCACGGATACATATCAAAAACGATGGAGCAAGACTTTTTCCATACACTTAAAACTTGATGTTGTTTCATGGCCAAAGCGGAGAAGGTGGTTCACGCCAGTGGCGGTTTCTAAGCAAGGGAATCTTGTCTTCTATGACAATCAGAACAAGCTGTTTAAGTATTATCCAAGGACAAATGAGACTCGGTGTCTCTCACTGGACACTTGTGTTATATCTCCATACGTGGAGAATTTGGTATCACTTCCTTTAAAACCGAGTCATCCGTATCCTCATGTAAGTGTGGAAACAAGGATGTCCAGATGCCGCTTGTTTTCCAGGGAGTCGAGTTCTTGGATATTCAAAGCTTTGCAAC ACAAACAGTAG
- the LOC106339481 gene encoding inositol transporter 1-like, whose translation MTLTIHSAPGSSGYLDMYPERRMSYFGNPYILGLTLTAGIGGLLFGYDTGVISGALLYIKDDFQIVKQSSFLQETIVSMALVGAMIGAASGGWINDYYGRKKATLLADVVFAAGAIVMAAAPDPYILIAGRLLVGLGVGVASVTAPVYIAEASPSEVRGGLVSTNVLMITGGQFLSYLVNSAFTQVPGTWRWMLGVSGVPAVVQFGLMLFMPESPRWLYMKNRKEEAIQVLSKIYDISRLEDEINHLAADEEEEKLQKDTVSYLDVFKSKEMRLAFFAGAGLQAFQQFTGINTVMYYSPTIVQMAGFHSNQLALLLSLIVAGMNAAGTVVGIYFIDHCGRKKLALSSLCGVIVSLIILSVSFLKQSDVTSDGGLYGWLAVLGLALYIAFFAPGMGPVPWTVNSEIYPQQYRGICGGMSATVNWVSNLIVAQTFLSIAEAAGTGVTFLILAGIAVMAVIFVIVFVPETQGLTFLEVEQIWKERAWGSSRDGNNMEGLLEQGSRS comes from the exons ATGACATTGACGATCCATTCAGCACCAGGGAGCTCAGGGTACTTGGATATGTACCCAGAGAGAAGGATGTCTTATTTTGGTAATCCTTACATTCTCGGTTTGACTCTCACTGCCGGCATCGGTGGTCTTCTCTTCGGTTATGACACAG GTGTTATATCTGGTGCCCTTTTGTACATTAAAGATGATTTCCAAATTGTTAAACAGAGCAGTTTCTTACAG GAAACTATTGTAAGCATGGCTTTAGTTGGTGCCATGATCGGTGCTGCATCAGGAGGTTGGATCAATGACTACTACGGTCGTAAAAAGGCTACTCTGCTTGCTGATGTTGTCTTTGCTGCTGGAGCTATCGTTATGGCTGCTGCTCCTGATCCCTATATATTAATCGCCGGTCGTCTCTTGGTTGGTTTAGGAGTTGGTGTTGCTTCTGTGACTGCACCTGTTTATATAGCAGAAGCATCTCCATCTGAAGTGAGAGGTGGGCTTGTGAGCACCAATGTGTTGATGATCACTGGTGGACAGTTTCTTTCATACCTCGTTAACTCTGCTTTCACACAG GTTCCAGGAACATGGAGATGGATGCTTGGAGTTTCAGGTGTTCCTGCTGTTGTTCAGTTCGGTCTAATGCTGTTCATGCCAGAGTCTCCTCGATGGCTTTACATGAAGAACCGTAAAGAGGAAGCTATCCAAGTGCTTTCAAAAATATATGACATCTCTAGGTTAGAGGACGAGATTAATCATCTTGCCGCAGATGAAGAGGAAGAGAAGCTACAGAAAGACACTGTCAGCTACTTGGACGTCTTTAAATCCAAAGAAATGAGACTAGCATTCTTCGCAGGAGCAGGACTTCAG GCGTTTCAGCAGTTCACTGGGATCAATACTGTTATGTACTATAGCCCTACGATAGTGCAGATGGCTGGTTTTCATTCAAACCAGCTCGCTCTGTTACTCTCTCTCATCGTTGCTGGCATGAACGCTGCTGGAACAGTCGTGGGGATTTACTTCATCGACCATTGTGGACGGAAGAAGCTTGCTCTCTCGAGTTTATGCGGTGTCATTGTATCTCTCATTATCCTCTCAGTCTCGTTCTTGAAACAGTCTGATGTAACGTCTGATGGAGGGCTCTACGGTTGGCTCGCTGTGCTTGGCTTAGCTCTGTATATTGCTTTCTTTGCACCGGGGATGGGACCGGTTCCTTGGACGGTGAACTCGGAGATATACCCACAACAGTACCGTGGCATATGTGGAGGCATGTCTGCAACGGTTAACTGGGTTAGTAACTTGATTGTGGCACAAACATTCTTGTCAATCGCAGAAGCTGCTGGTACTGGAGTGACTTTCTTGATTTTGGCGGGAATAGCGGTTATGGCGGTTATCTTTGTGATTGTGTTTGTTCCCGAGACTCAGGGGCTAACGTTTTTGGAAGTGGAGCAGATTTGGAAAGAGAGGGCTTGGGGCAGTAGCAGAGATGGCAACAACATGGAGGGGTTACTCGAGCAGGGGTCTCGGTCTTGA
- the LOC106337301 gene encoding F-box/LRR-repeat protein At2g43260-like isoform X2 — protein sequence MGEEEEEEEEESSNSMCILPELLEEIFIRLPLKSILRFRTVSKHCRSLLESRRFSEKRMSLQKNRRILAAYNCDCGDRPRLLTESRFEGDEEIVYLHCLASRPSLSCDGLLCFPEQDWIIVLNPSTRQLRRFPSGLNHKCRFGFGLWSSFSPGNWAIGFGRDKVTGSFKVVRLCFSFRVIGQEEPVLECGVLDVQTGVWSKLSPPPHVVNPGSKSVCVNGSIYWLHVDVYVEKHYKILALDLHKQEFKKFPVPPTRATKESRLVNLEERLAFVKTNVLPIWRVEIWSTDTYQKRWSKTFSIHLKLDVVSWPKRRRWFTPVAVSKQGNLVFYDNQNKLFKYYPRTNETRCLSLDTCVISPYVENLVSLPLKPSHPYPHTNSSSSQVFRGYSRCDHLQQFSIFAVCYVYTLVSCN from the exons ATGGGGGAAGAAGAAGAAGAAGAAGAAGAAGAGAGCTCGAATTCTATGTGCATACTTCCCGAGCTACTTGAAGAGATATTCATTAGACTACCATTGAAATCGATTCTCAGATTCAGAACCGTATCAAAACATTGTAGATCACTCCTCGAGTCGAGGAGGTTCTCGGAGAAACGTATGAGTCTTCAAAAGAATCGGAGAATCCTCGCTGCTTACAATTGCGACTGCGGCGACCGTCCGCGTCTCCTCACCGAGTCACGGTTCGAAGGAGACGAAGAGATCGTATATCTTCACTGCCTCGCCTCACGACCCTCGTTGAGCTGCGACGGTTTGCTCTGCTTCCCCGAACAAGACTGGATCATTGTTTTGAATCCATCCACGAGACAGCTCCGCAGATTCCCTTCCGGCTTGAACCATAAGTGCAGATTTGGATTCG GATTATGGTCGAGCTTCTCGCCTGGAAACTGGGCGATTGGGTTTGGTAGAGACAAGGTTACGGGAAGCTTTAAAGTAGTGAGGCTGTGTTTTTCTTTTCGGGTAATTGGGCAAGAGGAACCTGTGTTGGAATGTGGTGTTCTCGATGTTCAAACTGGTGTATGGAGTAAACTGAGTCCACCTCCTCATGTAGTTAATCCCGGAAGCAAATCTGTCTGTGTGAATGGATCCATCTACTGGTTACACGTTGATGTTTACGTTGAAAAGCATTATAAAATACTTGCACTGGATCTTCATAAACAAGAGTTCAAGAAATTTCCAGTTCCGCCTACACGAGCTACGAAGGAATCGCGGTTAGTGAACCTTGAGGAACGTCTAGCGTTTGTCAAAACAAATGTTTTGCCTATATGGAGGGTAGAGATATGGAGCACGGATACATATCAAAAACGATGGAGCAAGACTTTTTCCATACACTTAAAACTTGATGTTGTTTCATGGCCAAAGCGGAGAAGGTGGTTCACGCCAGTGGCGGTTTCTAAGCAAGGGAATCTTGTCTTCTATGACAATCAGAACAAGCTGTTTAAGTATTATCCAAGGACAAATGAGACTCGGTGTCTCTCACTGGACACTTGTGTTATATCTCCATACGTGGAGAATTTGGTATCACTTCCTTTAAAACCGAGTCATCCGTATCCTCAT ACAAACAGTAGCTCATCACAGGTATTCAGGGGATACTCTAGATGTGATCACTTGCAGCAGTTCTCCATTTTTGCAGTGTGTTACGTGTATACTCTGGTATCCTGCAACTGA
- the LOC106337840 gene encoding uncharacterized protein LOC106337840 encodes MDSLRNLLPFSTVGSDLRESKELVQRLSVPESTKTFVFAIKVPEHGSTIYLLSVHNLSQRSATDAECLIRELRPDAVVAQVNPSAFGEDHEEGSIPTSAFKVLARCLKDESLNKEKYQSVARNLVMKEIFGTCFNGPLLAAKRVAEEVGSTFTVLDSPFLMDGLTKSPLGSTRFQISNDQRSLMQRLLSSHITQLSNEIESDSVPVVLPPFALSVYNLLVDLHNIFNDLPAMRKALYTATKMLSDVNNGEAVDAEALSEVYLFRLAVEGLRIALNKGGRLNSIRNQGTEVQFSKLSSDDKAYDLMADDLRSQAKKFKSIVAVVDSGNLASLRRHWRTRVPQEVLAMSTEHTVQDSDSKLKPVVAVGGAGGALTLSKSSRFLSRFLTHKASAFTKMVYPSALSAERIRGVTQYILTSAEGTSLDAMGAGFYAMMMRKRRVAKPMGALPMVVVGAGLASFSGLIYCEERIECAAVTLPSAPSIAKLGRGVQNLREASLEVTRRGNNGVHNAMHGLSQRVRNLTLNYLNFTPNLVRYICKRCI; translated from the coding sequence ATGGATAGTCTGCGAAATCTATTGCCCTTTTCAACGGTTGGTAGTGACCTGAGAGAATCAAAGGAGCTTGTTCAGAGACTTTCAGTCCCCGAGAGTACCAAAACCTTTGTGTTTGCAATCAAAGTCCCTGAGCATGGTTCCACCATCTACTTACTCTCTGTTCACAACTTATCTCAGAGATCTGCTACCGACGCCGAGTGTCTTATACGTGAACTCCGTCCTGATGCTGTTGTGGCTCAGGTGAACCCTTCAGCTTTTGGAGAAGACCATGAGGAGGGCTCAATCCCAACGTCAGCTTTTAAAGTTCTTGCACGTTGTCTTAAAGACGAGAGTCTTAACAAAGAAAAGTACCAAAGCGTCGCAAGGAACTTGGTTATGAAGGAGATTTTTGGGACATGTTTTAATGGACCTCTATTGGCTGCTAAAAGGGTTGCTGAGGAGGTTGGTTCGACGTTCACGGTACTTGATTCTCCTTTTCTTATGGATGGTCTGACTAAATCTCCTTTAGGCTCCACAAGGTTTCAGATAAGCAATGATCAACGGTCACTGATGCAGAGACTCTTATCTTCACATATCACTCAGCTCAGTAATGAGATAGAATCTGATAGTGTTCCTGTGGTGCTTCCACCGTTTGCTCTTTCCGTTTATAACTTACTTGTTGATCTTCACAACATATTTAACGATCTCCCAGCTATGAGGAAAGCTCTATACACTGCCACAAAGATGTTGTCTGATGTGAATAACGGCGAAGCCGTTGATGCAGAGGCTCTCTCTGAAGTTTACCTCTTCAGGCTTGCAGTTGAAGGTCTTAGAATTGCTTTGAACAAGGGTGGTCGGCTAAACAGCATCAGGAACCAAGGAACCGAAGTTCAGTTTTCGAAGCTATCTTCTGATGACAAAGCTTATGACCTTATGGCAGATGATCTTCGTAGTCAGGCTAAGAAGTTTAAGAGTATAGTAGCGGTAGTGGACTCAGGTAACCTCGCTAGCCTTAGGAGGCACTGGAGAACTCGAGTTCCTCAAGAAGTTCTAGCTATGTCGACCGAGCATACGGTGCAGGACTCTGATTCAAAGCTAAAACCGGTGGTGGCGGTTGGTGGAGCAGGTGGTGCTTTAACACTATCCAAGTCCTCCAGGTTCTTGAGCCGTTTCTTGACACACAAGGCATCGGCATTTACCAAAATGGTGTATCCCTCAGCATTATCCGCCGAGAGAATCAGAGGAGTAACACAGTATATTTTAACTTCTGCTGAAGGAACTAGCTTAGATGCCATGGGAGCTGGATTCTACGCGATGATGATGCGGAAGAGGAGAGTAGCGAAACCTATGGGTGCCTTACCGATGGTCGTGGTTGGAGCCGGTCTTGCAAGCTTTTCCGGGTTGATCTACTGTGAAGAGAGGATTGAATGTGCAGCTGTGACTCTTCCTTCAGCTCCTTCGATCGCAAAACTTGGTCGAGGGGTTCAGAACTTGCGTGAGGCGTCTCTGGAAGTGACTAGGAGAGGAAACAACGGGGTACATAACGCAATGCATGGTCTTAGTCAGAGGGTGAGGAACTTGACTCTTAATTATTTAAATTTCACACCAAATTTGGTTCGTTATATTTGCAAACGTTGTATCTAA
- the LOC106339361 gene encoding uncharacterized protein LOC106339361, with amino-acid sequence MSNSAFLSRCSSYEGDVDSDSEIFTSSSSCSSYTESEEEEMDNGFVGETMKETKKSEKKKKSNVLLEGYVVDDLKRTKSLTDDDLEELKGCVDLGFGFNYEEIPELCNTLPALELCYSMSHKFMDQDHHHHHHTSSSPEKIESPLSQIASWKISSPGDSPDDVKARLKFWAQAVACTVRLCT; translated from the exons ATGAGCAACTCAGCTTTTCTTTCTCGTTGTTCCTCGTACGAGGGAGACGTTGACTCAGACTCCGAGATCTTCACCAGCTCCAGCTCATGCTCCTCCTACACTGAATCTGAAGAAGAAGAGATGGACAATGGCTTTGTTGGAGAGACGATGAAAGAGACCAAGAAGTCAGAGAAGAAGAAGAAGAGCAATGTGTTACTTGAAGGTTACGTTGTAGATGATTTGAAGAGGACCAAGAGTTTAACGGACGATGATCTAGAGGAGCTAAAGGGTTGTGTAGACTTAGGCTTTGGATTTAACTACGAGGAGATTCCTGAGCTTTGTAATACTTTGCCTGCTCTTGAGCTTTGTTACTCCATGAGTCACAAGTTCATGGATCAAGATCATCATCATCATCACCATACTTCTTCTTCCCCTGAGAAGATTGAATCTCCCCTTAGTCAGATAGCTAGCTGGAAGATCTCTAGTCCTG GGGACAGTCCTGATGATGTCAAAGCAAGGTTGAAGTTCTGGGCACAAGCTGTGGCATGCACCGTGAGATTATGCACCTGA
- the LOC106337841 gene encoding uncharacterized protein LOC106337841 has product MVALPFTILSSDLKESKKLVQRLDVPESTKNFVFAIKVPEHDSTIYLLSVHNLSQRSATDAECLIRELRPDAVVTQVNASAFGEAEEEIVLVDGSTGSIPTSVFKVLTRCVVDESLSKAKYQRIAGNLVMEEIFGTGFNKHLLAVEKVAGEVGSTFVALDSPFVMEGLTKSLTTQAYHGSALINVDQQALMHRLVSSSHYITKKSRRVNVPKFALSTYYLLVQIHNTLFDDLPAIRKALRSAKKILSDVDKGESIDTKALTEAYLFRSAVESLRIASNDAGRIPIENLGTEVQFSKLSFTDKSYALMAVELRSQAKKFKKIVAVVDAGNLAGLRRQWRTCVPQQVKDMSTEHTGFDSNDSGAGSGALTLSKAILASPVFKISTIKTPVNPFLTGKAMPFAFTKVAYPSTVMSLMAPCFASSGAQPMSWEKPSLSARHISALTKFGLSSARRTSFSAMRASFYTMMMRKRLVKPIGALPRVVFGASLVIYAGLHLFGDGIECAALTLPSASSIAKLGRGIQNLREASLEVTRRGNNRVQNTRDGLTQRLRNLTLTINFKTKFGS; this is encoded by the coding sequence ATGGTGGCACTTCCTTTTACAATATTGAGCAGTGACCTGAAGGAATCAAAGAAGCTTGTTCAGAGACTTGACGTGCCTGAGAGTACAAAGAACTTTGTGTTTGCAATCAAAGTCCCCGAGCATGATTCCACCATCTACTTACTCTCTGTCCACAACTTATCTCAGAGATCTGCTACTGACGCCGAGTGTCTCATACGTGAACTCCGTCCTGATGCTGTTGTGACTCAGGTGAACGCTTCAGCTTTTGGAGAAGCTGAGGAGGAGATTGTGTTAGTAGACGGCTCTACCGGTTCGATCCCAACGTCAGTTTTTAAAGTTCTTACACGCTGTGTTGTAGACGAAAGTCTTAGCAAAGCAAAGTACCAACGTATTGCGGGGAACTTGGTTATGGAGGAGATTTTTGGGACAGGTTTTAATAAGCATCTGTTGGCTGTCGAGAAGGTGGCTGGGGAGGTTGGTTCAACGTTTGTGGCACTTGATTCTCCTTTTGTCATGGAAGGTCTAACTAAATCTCTCACAACACAAGCTTACCATGGCTCTGCTTTGATCAATGTTGATCAACAAGCACTGATGCATAGACTTGTATCTTCTTCGCATTATATCACTAAAAAATCAAGACGTGTTAATGTTCCAAAATTTGCTCTTTCCACTTATTACTTACTTGTTCAGATTCATAACACATTATTTGATGACCTCCCAGCTATTAGGAAGGCTCTACGGAGTGCCAAAAAGATTCTTTCTGATGTAGATAAAGGGGAATCCATTGATACAAAGGCTCTTACCGAAGCTTACCTATTCCGGTCTGCAGTTGAGAGTCTTAGAATTGCTTCGAACGATGCCGGTCGGATACCTATCGAGAACCTAGGAACCGAAGTTCAGTTCTCAAAGCTCTCCTTTACGGACAAATCTTATGCACTTATGGCAGTTGAGCTTCGTAGCCAGGCTAAAAAGTTTAAGAAGATAGTAGCGGTAGTAGATGCAGGTAACCTCGCAGGTCTTAGGAGGCAGTGGAGAACTTGTGTTCCTCAACAAGTCAAAGATATGTCCACTGAGCATACGGGTTTTGATAGTAATGATTCAGGTGCTGGTTCAGGTGCTTTAACACTATCCAAGGCCATTCTTGCTTCTCCTGTCTTCAAGATTTCAACTATTAAAACCCCGGTGAACCCTTTCTTGACTGGCAAGGCAATGCCATTTGCATTTACCAAAGTGGCGTACCCCTCAACAGTAATGAGCCTAATGGCCCCGTGTTTTGCTAGTTCCGGAGCGCAACCAATGTCTTGGGAGAAACCATCTTTATCCGCCAGACATATCAGCGCATTAACAAAGTTTGGTTTGTCTTCTGCTCGACGTACTAGCTTCTCTGCCATGAGAGCTTCATTCTATACGATGATGATGCGGAAAAGACTAGTGAAACCTATCGGTGCCTTACCAAGGGTGGTCTTTGGAGCCAGTCTTGTAATTTATGCGGGATTGCACCTCTTTGGAGACGGGATTGAATGTGCAGCTCTGACTCTTCCTTCAGCTTCTTCGATTGCAAAACTTGGTCGAGGGATTCAAAACTTACGTGAGGCGTCTCTGGAAGTGACAAGGAGAGGAAACAACAGGGTACAGAACACAAGGGATGGTCTTACTCAAAGGCTGAGGAACTTGACGCTTACTATAAATTTCAAAACCAAATTTGGTTCGTAA
- the LOC106337408 gene encoding F-box/LRR-repeat protein At2g43260-like, with product MGEEEEEEEEEEEEEESSNSMCILPELLEEIFIRLPLKSILRFRTVSKHCRSLLESRRFSEKRMSLQKNRRILAAYNCDCGDRPRLLTESRFEGDEEIVYLHCLASRPSLSCDGLLCFPEQDWIIVLNPSTRQLRRFPSGLNHKCRFGFGLWSSFSPEKWAIGFGRDKVTGSFKVVRLCFSFREIGQEEPVLECGVLDVQTGVWSKLSPPPHVVNPGSKSVCVNGSIYWLNFEVGEYCKLLALDLHKQEFNRIPLPATGLGATKETLIVNFEEHLAYVNTSKLPEWRLDIWSMDNTDQKQWSKTFSIRLELKVVAWRRKNRWFTPVAVSKQGNLVFCDNQKRLFKYYPGTNEIRCLSLDTYVISPYSENLVSLPLKPSHQYPHLSVETRMSRCRLFSKESSSSWIFQALRRNEFSILEIVFTSLVVAGYICLPRM from the exons ATGGGG GAAGAAGAAGAAGAAGAAGAAGAAGAAGAAGAAGAAGAAGAGAGCTCGAATTCTATGTGCATACTTCCCGAGCTACTTGAAGAGATATTCATTAGACTACCATTGAAATCGATTCTCAGATTCAGAACCGTATCAAAACATTGTAGATCACTCCTCGAGTCGAGGAGGTTCTCGGAGAAACGTATGAGTCTTCAAAAGAATCGGAGGATCCTCGCTGCTTACAATTGCGACTGCGGCGACCGTCCGCGTCTCCTCACCGAGTCACGGTTCGAAGGAGACGAAGAGATCGTATATCTTCACTGCCTCGCCTCACGACCCTCGTTGAGCTGCGACGGTTTGCTCTGCTTCCCCGAACAAGACTGGATCATTGTTTTGAATCCATCCACCAGACAGCTCCGCAGATTCCCTTCCGGCTTGAACCATAAGTGCAGATTTGGATTCG GATTATGGTCTAGCTTCTCGCCGGAAAAATGGGCGATAGGTTTCGGTAGAGACAAGGTTACGGGAAGCTTTAAAGTAGTGAGGTTGTGTTTTTCTTTTCGGGAAATTGGGCAAGAGGAACCTGTGTTGGAATGTGGTGTTCTCGATGTTCAAACTGGTGTATGGAGTAAACTGAGTCCACCTCCTCATGTAGTTAATCCCGGAAGCAAATCTGTCTGTGTGAATGGATCCATCTACTGGTTAAACTTTGAAGTTGGAGAGTATTGCAAGTTACTTGCATTGGATCTTCATAAACAAGAGTTCAACAGAATCCCATTACCAGCTACTGGGCTAGGGGCCACGAAGGAAACACTGATAGTGAACTTTGAAGAGCATCTAGCGTATGTCAATACGAGTAAATTGCCTGAATGGAGACTAGATATATGGAGCATGGATAATACAGATCAAAAACAATGGAGCAAGACTTTCTCCATACGTTTAGAACTTAAGGTTGTTGCCTGGCGAAGGAAAAATAGGTGGTTCACGCCAGTGGCGGTTTCTAAGCAAGGGAATCTTGTCTTCTGTGACAATCAGAAGAGGCTGTTTAAGTATTATCCAGGGACAAATGAGATTCGTTGTCTCTCCCTAGACACTTATGTTATATCTCCATACTCTGAGAATTTGGTCTCACTTCCTTTGAAACCGAGCCATCAGTATCCTCATCTAAGTGTTGAAACAAGGATGTCTAGATGCCGCTTGTTTTCCAAGGAGTCGAGTTCTTCTTGGATATTCCAAGCTTTGCGACGTAATGAATTTAGCATCCTAGAGATTGTGTTCACGTCTCTAGTAGTAGCTGGTTATATATGCTTACCTCGAATGTAG
- the LOC106337301 gene encoding F-box/LRR-repeat protein At2g43260-like isoform X1 → MGEEEEEEEEESSNSMCILPELLEEIFIRLPLKSILRFRTVSKHCRSLLESRRFSEKRMSLQKNRRILAAYNCDCGDRPRLLTESRFEGDEEIVYLHCLASRPSLSCDGLLCFPEQDWIIVLNPSTRQLRRFPSGLNHKCRFGFGLWSSFSPGNWAIGFGRDKVTGSFKVVRLCFSFRVIGQEEPVLECGVLDVQTGVWSKLSPPPHVVNPGSKSVCVNGSIYWLHVDVYVEKHYKILALDLHKQEFKKFPVPPTRATKESRLVNLEERLAFVKTNVLPIWRVEIWSTDTYQKRWSKTFSIHLKLDVVSWPKRRRWFTPVAVSKQGNLVFYDNQNKLFKYYPRTNETRCLSLDTCVISPYVENLVSLPLKPSHPYPHVSVETRMSRCRLFSRESSSWIFKALQRNEFRILEILFTSLVVAGYICSPRK, encoded by the exons ATGGGGGAAGAAGAAGAAGAAGAAGAAGAAGAGAGCTCGAATTCTATGTGCATACTTCCCGAGCTACTTGAAGAGATATTCATTAGACTACCATTGAAATCGATTCTCAGATTCAGAACCGTATCAAAACATTGTAGATCACTCCTCGAGTCGAGGAGGTTCTCGGAGAAACGTATGAGTCTTCAAAAGAATCGGAGAATCCTCGCTGCTTACAATTGCGACTGCGGCGACCGTCCGCGTCTCCTCACCGAGTCACGGTTCGAAGGAGACGAAGAGATCGTATATCTTCACTGCCTCGCCTCACGACCCTCGTTGAGCTGCGACGGTTTGCTCTGCTTCCCCGAACAAGACTGGATCATTGTTTTGAATCCATCCACGAGACAGCTCCGCAGATTCCCTTCCGGCTTGAACCATAAGTGCAGATTTGGATTCG GATTATGGTCGAGCTTCTCGCCTGGAAACTGGGCGATTGGGTTTGGTAGAGACAAGGTTACGGGAAGCTTTAAAGTAGTGAGGCTGTGTTTTTCTTTTCGGGTAATTGGGCAAGAGGAACCTGTGTTGGAATGTGGTGTTCTCGATGTTCAAACTGGTGTATGGAGTAAACTGAGTCCACCTCCTCATGTAGTTAATCCCGGAAGCAAATCTGTCTGTGTGAATGGATCCATCTACTGGTTACACGTTGATGTTTACGTTGAAAAGCATTATAAAATACTTGCACTGGATCTTCATAAACAAGAGTTCAAGAAATTTCCAGTTCCGCCTACACGAGCTACGAAGGAATCGCGGTTAGTGAACCTTGAGGAACGTCTAGCGTTTGTCAAAACAAATGTTTTGCCTATATGGAGGGTAGAGATATGGAGCACGGATACATATCAAAAACGATGGAGCAAGACTTTTTCCATACACTTAAAACTTGATGTTGTTTCATGGCCAAAGCGGAGAAGGTGGTTCACGCCAGTGGCGGTTTCTAAGCAAGGGAATCTTGTCTTCTATGACAATCAGAACAAGCTGTTTAAGTATTATCCAAGGACAAATGAGACTCGGTGTCTCTCACTGGACACTTGTGTTATATCTCCATACGTGGAGAATTTGGTATCACTTCCTTTAAAACCGAGTCATCCGTATCCTCATGTAAGTGTGGAAACAAGGATGTCCAGATGCCGCTTGTTTTCCAGGGAGTCGAGTTCTTGGATATTCAAAGCTTTGCAACGTAATGAATTTAGGATCCTAGAAATTTTGTTCACGTCTCTAGTAGTAGCTGGTTATATATGCTCACCTCGAAAGTAG